One Helianthus annuus cultivar XRQ/B chromosome 7, HanXRQr2.0-SUNRISE, whole genome shotgun sequence genomic region harbors:
- the LOC110890840 gene encoding uncharacterized protein LOC110890840, whose translation MFSVAGNKALGPDGYTSVFFKRAWNVVGNDVCQAVKAFFQNGKLLQQLNHTVVSLIPKVPTPSSIMDYRPISCCNTLYKCISKIISDRMKDGLADIVSINQSAFVPGRRISDNILLTQELMHSYHRKVGPPRCAFNIDIQKAYDTVEWSFLEGTLTGFGFHTELVKWIMACVASTSFSLAINGNHFGYFKGRRGLRQGDPMSPYLFTMVMEVLTLILNKHVAISNDFRFHNKCEKQKIINLCFANDLFLFARGDHKSAGVIMATINEFRSLSGLVPSMTKSTIFFGNVTDQAKARILSIMSFEEGALPVRYLGVPLISTRLKYKDCKRLVESMEARITDWKAKYGMWCFLWSQGNNIKGKAKLRWKRVFLPRCEGGLGIRRVEDMNNALMVSHIWSLLTHRESLWAKWIHSYRIRDKSFWELPIKNNITWSWRKILQLRSNVRDYIWTKVGDGMDTKVWFDKWYEVCPVISIVTPRLIANAGFNLNSKLAKVFVNGEWRWPVDWSNRFHVLQNVHDFTLDPTCKDMIVWRTRRGIQMDFNTSTVWDDIRKLKTQDIMSCWHSSGNANYNLMCCSLCTSGLDSHDHLFFEWDYAAQMWNGVKDLAGMTSIQNTWIDIMEFLMGITNLTSASHIIAKLVVSASTYFVWNKRNRRLFSNQKRNKDQLVEMILGTVRMKLHTVWFKTSFRMAQVLQQWMLPRGLMVADDDCG comes from the exons ATGTTTTCAGTTGCAGGGAATAAGGCTCTGGGTCCGGATGGGTATACGTCGGTGTTCTTTAAAAGGGCATGGAATGTGGTTGGAAATGATGTGTGCCAAGCAGTGAAAGCGTTTTTCCAAAATGGGAAATTGTTACAGCAACTTAATCACACGGTAGTGTCGTTAATTCCtaaagttccaactccttcttcgaTTATGGACTATAGACCTATCTCGTGTTGCAACACGTTATACAAGTGCATTAGTAAGATAATAAGTGATCGGATGAAAGATGGTTTGGCAGATATTGTAAGTATTAACCAGTCTGCGTTTGTGCCGGGGAGACGAATATCAGATAATATCCTTTTAACGCAAGAACTCATGCATAGTTATCACCGGAAAGTGGGTCCTCCTAGATGTGCGTTTAATATTGATATACAAAAGGCGTACGATACGGTGGAATGGTCTTTTTTGGAAGGGACGTTGACAGGATTTGGGTTCCATACGGAATTGGTAAAGTGGATCATGGCGTGTGTGGCTTCTACTTCGTTTTCGTTAGCTATTAACGGGAACCACTTTGGGTACTTTAAAGGGAGACGAGGGCTACGGCAGGGTGACCCTATGTCTCCGTATCTATTTACGATGGTTATGGAAGTTCTCACTCTAATATTGAACAAACATGTTGCGATATCGAATGATTTTAGATTCCATAACAAGTGTGAGAAGCAAAAAATAATCAACTTGTGTTTTGCGAATGACTTATTTCTTTTTGCAAGAGGAGACCATAAATCGGCTGGAGTCATAATGGCGACGATTAATGAGTTTAGGTCCTTGTCGGGTCTTGTTCCAAGCATGACGAAGAGTACTATTTTCTTTGGCAATGTGACGGATCAGGCGAAAGCGAGAATCTTGAGTATTATGTCGTTTGAAGAGGGAGCGCTTCCAGTTAGATACTTGGGTGTTCCTCTAATATCTACTCGGCTGAAATATAAAGATTGCAAAAGACTTGTGGAGAGTATGGAGGCACGGATAACAGATTGGAAAGCAAAAT ATGGGATGTGGTGCTTCTTGTGGTCTCAAGGGAACAACATTAAAGGGAAAGCGAAGTTGCGATGGAAGAGGGTTTTCCTACCAAGATGCGAAGGGGGGCTTGGTATTCGTCGGGTAGAGGATATGAATAATGCTCTGATGGTATCGCATATTTGGAGCTTGCTAACTCATCGAGAGTCCTTATGGGCGAAGTGGATTCACTCATACCGTATTCGAGATAAAAGTTTTTGGGAGTTACCGATAAAGAATAATATTACTTGGAGCTGGAGGAAAATACTTCAACTAAGATCGAATGTTCGCGACTATATATGGACCAAGGTTGGAGATGGAATGGATACGAAGGTGTGGTTTGACAAATGGTATGAGGTTTGTCCGGTTATTTCTATTGTTACCCCTCGTTTGATAGCTAATGCGGGTTTCAATCTAAACTCTAAGTTAGCAAAGGTTTTTGTGAATGGGGAGTGGAGATGGCCAGTTGATTGGTCCAATCGGTTCCATGTGCTTCAAAATGTTCATGACTTTACTCTTGATCCAACATGTAAAGACATGATAGTGTGGCGAACACGGCGGGGGATTCAGATGGATTTTAATACCTCTACGGTTTGGGATGACATTCG GAaattgaagactcaagatatcaTGAGTTGCTGGCACTCTTCGGGTAATGCAAATTACAATCTGATGTGTTGCTCGTTGTGTACTTCGGGTCTGGATTCCCACGATCATCTGTTCTTTGAATGGGATTATGCGGCTCAGATGTGGAATGGTGTTAAAGACTTAGCTGGTATGACGTCGATTCAGAACACTTGGATCGATATCATGGAATTCTTAATGGGGATCACGAACTTAACATCAGCTAGCCACATTATTGCTAAATTGGTGGTTAGTGCATCAACATATTTTGTGTGGAACAAAAGAAATCGACGACTCTTTTCGAACCAGAAAAGGAATAAAGATCAGTTAGTGGAGATGATTCTTGGCACAGTTCGAATGAAGCTCCATACGGTGTGGTTCAAGACGTCTTTTCGTATGGCTCAAGTGTTACAACAATGGATGCTCCCTCGTGGATTGATGGTGGCGGATGACGATTGTGGCTGA
- the LOC110890831 gene encoding uncharacterized protein LOC110890831, producing the protein MFDCKPHYINILPHFNGRSNDEPYTHLAEFSSICNTIGGHNFALEEIKLRLFQFLLKDKAKQWFLTLPANSIRTWGEMQQVFLDEYYSMAKIDDARDEIRSFRQLSSEPLHEAFTRYKELIRKCPHHQIEKWELVKCCVRGLENETWNRLDSTSNGTLLSNHEDDDWEFLERMSKRSKAKESADRAKKHPTSRSWPDRDANSKDRIETLERELARMKKREVNAVQYAVCEECRDIGHRTENCQATVEVNQVYGDRRQYDMNSNTYHPGLRNHPNFRYGNASNQMNPNFQSGIQGGNLHQTRQRGYNQDGHESTNNQGGGGDLSAKMDAILSMMQESKKENEIRDKSHEALAKQVGQLAEEMAQMRGSMGKLPSDTTVNPKHQGSSTSNVRNARVSTVPAHVECLKELSIEKRYNKLPEPIDLVSHVSAVLSSALPPKAQDPGDPLIPIQIGTFEFEKALLDLGACVSILPGSLYDQYDFGPLKKFDTPVVLADQTPTHPRGMVEDVIVKVDDCYYPVDFLVVDYVGCVEDTQPIVIFGRPFLATTNAIINCATGMVSMKFGDRELNLNVFPNFTNPLCENKCPEKDMNPNKKVCAMVGRFGETKKKTVKKKKVKKSSLEKKKEEEVKKFGPFGNKWYESPVGDFEEFVGGKQAIRPP; encoded by the exons ATGTTCGACTGCAAGCCCCactacatcaacatacttccccATTTCAATGGGAGGTCTAATGATGAACCGTACACGCATTTGGCGGAGTTTTCCTCCATTTGTAACACTATCGGGGGGCACAACTTTGCATTGGAGGAGATTAAACTTCGATTATTCCAGTTTTTGCTAAAAGACAAGGCGAAACAATGGTTTCTAACACTTCCGGCGAATAGTATCCGGACATGGGGTGAGATGCAACAAGTTTTTCTTGATGAGTATTATTCGATGGCGAAGATCGATGACGCTAGAGATGAAATTAGGTCTTTCCGCCAACTATCGAGTGAACCGTTGCATGAGGCATTCACAAGGTACAAGGAATTGATTCGAAAGTGCCCACACCATCAAATCGAAAAGTGGGAGTTGGTTAAATGTTGTGTAAGAGGCTTAGAAAATGAGACATGGAATCGCCTCGACTCAACGAGCAATGGAACCTTATTGAGCAATCATGAggatgatgattgggagttcCTCGAAAGAATGAGTAAAAGGTCAAAAGCGAAAGAGTCGGCCGATCGAGCCAAAAAGCACCCCACCTCAAGGTCTTGGCCCGATCGTGATGCGAATTCCAAGGATCGGATCGAAACGTTAGAACGGGAGTTGGCTCGCATGAAGAAAAGAGAAGTGAATGCGGTGCAATACGCCGTATGTGAAGAATGCAGAGACATCGGTCACCGGACCGAGAATTGTCAAGCCACCGTGGAGGTGAATCAAGTGTATGGGGACCGTAGGCAATATgatatgaactccaacacttaccaccccgggttgaggaaccatcCTAACTTTAGGTATGGTAATGCCTCCaaccaaatgaacccgaatttccaatcgggaaTTCAAGGTGGGAATTTGCACCAAACTCGCCAAAGAGGTTACAATCAAGATGGTCACGAGTCGACGAATAATCAAGGAggtggtggtgatttgagtgcCAAAATGGATGCAATCCTTTCAATGATGCAAGAGTCTAAGAAAGAGAATGAGATTCGGGATAAATCACATGAAGCATTGGCAAAGCAAGTGGGCCAACTTGCGGAGGAAATGGCTCAAATGAGGGGAAGCATGGgaaagcttccaagtgacactaCCGTGAACCCGAAGCATCAAGGTTCTAGCACAAGCAACGTGAGGAATGCACGCGTTAGCACG GTTCCGGCTCATGTGGAATGCTTGAAAGAGTTGAGCATTGAAAAACGGTACAATAAATTACCCGAACCGATTGATTTGGTATCACATGTTAGTGCCGTTTTATCGAGCGCCCTTCCTCCAAAAGCTCAAGATCCGGGAGATCCTCTTATTCCAATTCAAATTGGAACCTTTGAATTTGAGAAGGCGCTCCTCGATCTTGGAGCTTGTGTGAGCATTTTACCCGggagtttgtatgaccaatacgattttggtccattaAAAAAATTTGATACTCCCGTGGTATTGGCCGATCAGACTCCTACGCATCCAAGGGGGATGGTGGAGGATGTGATTGTTAAGGTGGATGATTGCTACTACCCAGTTGACTTTTTGGTAGTAGACTATGTTGGGTGTGTTGAGGACACCCAACCGATAGTTATATTTGGTAGACCGTTCTTGGCAACTACTAATGCCATAATAAATTGTGCAACGGGAATGGTAAGCATGAAGTTTGGGGACCGGGAattaaatttaaatgtttttCCAAATTTCACTAACCCGCTCTGTGAGAATAAGTGTCCTGAAAAGGACATGAATCCAAACAAAAAGGTGTGTGCTATGGTTGGTAGGTTTGGAGAAACAAAGAAGAAGACGGTCAAGAAAAAGAAGGTGAAGAAGTCATCTctagaaaagaagaaggaagaggAGGTGAAGAAGTTTGGACCGTTTGGAAATAAATGGTATGAATCACCGGTGGGTGATTTCGAGGAGTTCGTTGGTGGAAAGCAAGCCATTCGACCACCATGA